In the Cryptosporangium minutisporangium genome, one interval contains:
- a CDS encoding acetyl-CoA hydrolase/transferase family protein yields the protein MSVDLRRILRAGDHVVVGQACGEPTTLVEALIEQGPEIGGLTVFVATSFSGLFTDASPDAFALQSMGAIGALRARAAQHRLNVVPCHVGRVGSLIEDGIIGCDAVFLQVSPADANGDHSCGLISDHIGAAVAKARVVVAEVNDRTPFTCGEVVPASAIDHVVPVSRPPVEVPPATVTATDRAIAAHAADFVEDGSVLQVGIGAVPDALLRLVGDRRDLGVHSGMLGDGLVDLVEAGVVTNARKPIDRGVSITGALIGTRRLYDFAHRNPAIRMCSASYTHDAAVLGQLPKLVTLNSALEVDLTGAVNAEQSGSAYLGGTGGQVDFVRAGARSPGGHALIVLPATAKRGTVSRITAQLSGPVTTARSDVDVVVTEFGAAQLRGRTLAERARRLVAIAHPDFREDLDREAHAIARRGY from the coding sequence ATGAGCGTGGACCTGCGCCGGATACTGCGCGCCGGGGACCACGTCGTCGTCGGTCAGGCCTGCGGCGAGCCGACGACGCTGGTCGAGGCGCTGATCGAGCAGGGACCAGAGATCGGCGGCCTGACGGTCTTCGTCGCCACCAGCTTCTCCGGGCTGTTCACCGACGCCTCCCCGGACGCGTTCGCGCTGCAGAGCATGGGGGCGATCGGGGCACTCCGCGCGCGGGCCGCCCAACACCGGCTGAACGTCGTCCCCTGCCACGTCGGCCGGGTCGGCTCGCTGATCGAGGACGGGATCATCGGCTGCGACGCGGTGTTCCTCCAGGTCAGCCCCGCCGACGCCAACGGCGACCACAGCTGTGGGCTGATCAGCGACCACATCGGCGCCGCGGTCGCGAAGGCCCGCGTGGTCGTCGCCGAGGTGAACGACCGGACGCCGTTCACCTGCGGGGAGGTGGTACCGGCATCGGCCATCGACCACGTCGTCCCGGTCTCCCGGCCGCCGGTCGAGGTGCCGCCCGCGACGGTCACCGCGACCGATCGGGCGATCGCCGCGCATGCCGCGGACTTCGTCGAGGACGGCTCGGTGCTCCAGGTCGGCATCGGCGCGGTGCCCGACGCCCTGCTGCGCCTCGTGGGCGACCGCCGCGACCTCGGAGTCCACTCGGGAATGCTCGGCGACGGCCTGGTCGACCTCGTCGAGGCGGGCGTCGTCACCAACGCCCGGAAGCCGATCGACCGCGGCGTCTCGATCACCGGCGCGCTGATCGGCACCCGGCGCCTGTACGACTTCGCGCACCGCAACCCCGCGATCCGGATGTGTTCCGCGTCGTACACCCACGACGCGGCCGTGCTCGGGCAGCTACCGAAGCTGGTGACGCTCAACTCGGCGCTGGAGGTCGACCTCACCGGGGCGGTGAACGCGGAGCAGAGCGGCTCGGCCTACCTCGGCGGTACCGGCGGCCAGGTGGACTTCGTCCGGGCCGGTGCGCGCTCGCCGGGGGGTCACGCGCTGATCGTTCTGCCCGCGACCGCCAAGCGCGGCACGGTCAGCCGGATCACCGCCCAGCTGTCCGGCCCGGTCACCACCGCACGCAGCGACGTGGACGTCGTCGTCACCGAGTTCGGCGCCGCGCAGCTGCGCGGCCGGACGCTGGCCGAGCGCGCACGCCGCCTGGTCGCGATCGCCCACCCGGACTTCCGGGAGGACCTGGATCGCGAGGCCCACGCGATCGCACGGAGAGGTTACTGA
- a CDS encoding enoyl-CoA hydratase/isomerase family protein yields the protein MDAVLFDARDDGIAVITLNRPETRNCLARDVREGLAAAWDRFERDPALRVAVLTGAGDKAFCAGGDLKEMVETGMGVPPRDLFPLPYDTVELSKPTIAAVNGVAFAGGWMLAQACDLCVASTTARFAVTEVKVGRSSPWAAPLIHMIPQRIMMEILLTGNPITAARAYEIGLVNRLAESGDVLTVALDLAREILAGAPLSVRAARETVMLSTEMGRSAALQAARHASETCYRSDDAQEGPRAFAEKRAPRWTGR from the coding sequence ATGGACGCTGTCCTGTTCGACGCCCGCGACGACGGCATCGCGGTGATCACGCTCAACCGCCCGGAGACGCGGAACTGCCTGGCCCGGGACGTCCGCGAAGGACTGGCCGCAGCCTGGGACCGGTTCGAGCGGGACCCCGCACTGCGCGTCGCCGTGCTGACCGGGGCCGGGGACAAGGCGTTCTGCGCCGGCGGTGACCTGAAGGAGATGGTGGAGACCGGCATGGGCGTTCCGCCCCGAGACCTGTTCCCGCTGCCGTACGACACCGTCGAACTGTCCAAACCCACGATCGCCGCGGTCAACGGCGTCGCGTTCGCCGGCGGGTGGATGCTCGCGCAAGCCTGCGACCTGTGCGTGGCCAGCACGACCGCGCGATTCGCGGTGACCGAGGTGAAGGTCGGGCGGAGCTCGCCGTGGGCGGCACCGCTGATCCACATGATCCCGCAGCGGATCATGATGGAGATCCTGCTGACCGGCAACCCGATCACCGCCGCGCGAGCATACGAGATCGGGCTGGTCAACCGCCTGGCCGAGTCCGGCGACGTGCTCACCGTCGCGCTGGACCTGGCCCGCGAGATCCTCGCCGGCGCTCCGCTCTCCGTCCGGGCCGCCCGGGAGACCGTGATGCTCTCCACCGAGATGGGACGGTCCGCCGCGCTACAGGCGGCGAGGCACGCCTCGGAGACCTGCTACCGCAGTGACGACGCCCAGGAAGGCCCCCGCGCGTTCGCCGAGAAGCGCGCCCCCCGCTGGACGGGCCGCTGA
- a CDS encoding carboxymuconolactone decarboxylase family protein yields the protein MSRIPPIPPAEWSPELRTFITEFRDTVRAGKPSEGRPNGANLLGVLANHPALTTAFLQFNGHLLYGSPLPGRYRELLVLRVAWLRRCDYEWAQHVVQADGVGLDDAEIDRVGEGPDAPGWTPVERALLSAADELLSDGTIGDDTWRALSGEFDERQLIDLVFAVGTYDMLAKAMRTFGVELDADLEPYLRGIRAVR from the coding sequence GTGAGCCGCATTCCGCCGATTCCGCCCGCCGAGTGGTCGCCGGAACTCCGGACGTTCATCACCGAATTCCGGGACACGGTCCGGGCGGGCAAGCCCTCCGAGGGGCGCCCGAACGGCGCGAACCTGCTCGGCGTGCTGGCCAACCACCCCGCGCTCACCACCGCGTTCCTCCAGTTCAACGGACACCTCCTGTACGGGTCTCCGCTGCCCGGCCGGTATCGCGAGCTGCTGGTGCTGCGGGTGGCGTGGCTCCGGCGGTGCGACTACGAGTGGGCTCAGCACGTCGTCCAGGCCGACGGCGTCGGCCTGGACGACGCGGAGATCGACCGGGTGGGCGAGGGGCCGGACGCACCGGGCTGGACCCCGGTGGAGCGCGCGCTGCTGTCCGCGGCCGACGAGCTGCTCAGCGACGGGACGATCGGCGACGACACCTGGCGGGCCCTGTCCGGCGAGTTCGACGAGCGGCAGCTCATCGACCTGGTGTTCGCGGTCGGTACCTACGACATGCTGGCCAAGGCCATGCGGACGTTCGGCGTCGAGTTGGACGCCGACCTGGAGCCGTACCTCCGCGGCATCCGCGCGGTCCGCTGA
- a CDS encoding SDR family NAD(P)-dependent oxidoreductase, whose product MSTRVAVVTGGGSGIGEAISRRLAADGALVAVLDRDGDAATAAAASIEEDGGKSVGLAVDVTDRAAVDAALGEVGARLGRPTILVNNAGVSVVGPFLEVTLETWNRMLAVNLTGTFHCCQAALPGMVEEGWGRIVNISSSSIHSGSAGMSGYVAAKSGVVGLTKVLALEFSRYGVTVNTIPPGFIDTPMLRQTVEQGYVDLAAQTAKTPVGRVGRPEDIAAATAFLVSEEAGYITGQILGVNGGRNT is encoded by the coding sequence ATGAGCACACGGGTTGCTGTCGTCACGGGCGGCGGATCGGGGATCGGCGAGGCGATCAGCCGACGCCTCGCCGCGGACGGCGCACTCGTCGCGGTCCTCGACCGGGACGGCGACGCGGCCACGGCCGCCGCCGCGTCGATCGAGGAGGACGGTGGCAAGTCCGTCGGCCTGGCCGTCGACGTGACCGACCGGGCCGCCGTCGACGCGGCCCTCGGCGAGGTCGGTGCCCGGCTGGGGCGGCCGACGATCCTGGTGAACAACGCCGGGGTGAGCGTCGTCGGCCCGTTCCTCGAGGTCACGCTCGAGACCTGGAACCGGATGCTGGCGGTCAACCTGACCGGCACGTTCCACTGCTGCCAGGCGGCGTTACCGGGAATGGTCGAGGAAGGCTGGGGACGCATCGTCAACATCTCCTCGTCGAGCATCCACAGTGGCTCGGCCGGGATGTCCGGCTACGTCGCCGCGAAGTCGGGCGTCGTCGGCCTCACGAAGGTGCTGGCGCTGGAGTTCTCCCGGTACGGGGTCACGGTCAACACGATCCCGCCCGGCTTCATCGACACGCCGATGCTCCGCCAGACCGTGGAGCAGGGATACGTCGACCTCGCGGCGCAGACCGCCAAGACCCCGGTGGGACGGGTCGGCCGGCCCGAGGACATCGCGGCGGCCACCGCGTTCCTGGTGAGCGAGGAGGCCGGCTACATCACCGGACAGATCCTCGGCGTCAACGGCGGGCGCAACACGTGA
- a CDS encoding TauD/TfdA family dioxygenase has protein sequence MAAIAFAKLGDTVGVEALAVDVDRLLNDADVPGQCWDALEEHGVLLFRELGIDDDAQVAFCRTLGDLVQFRGYSNPEVMEISFDPANPNAEYFASNDHWHLDGALDAVPAKASILTAHVTADEGGETEFASTYAAYDALSDAEKDRYAGLRVVHTFEAIQRRTYPDPTPEQQAEWDSRAGREHPLVWAHRSGRRSLVFGGTASHVVGMDVDEGRALLADLERRATAPDRVLRHHWSVGDMVMWDNRGLVHRACPFDRAQPRRMHRTTVVGDEAIT, from the coding sequence ATGGCGGCCATCGCCTTCGCGAAGCTCGGCGACACGGTGGGGGTCGAGGCGCTCGCGGTCGACGTCGACCGCCTGCTGAACGACGCGGACGTACCCGGCCAGTGCTGGGACGCGCTCGAGGAGCACGGCGTCCTGCTGTTCCGGGAACTCGGGATCGACGACGACGCCCAGGTGGCGTTCTGCCGCACGCTCGGCGACCTCGTGCAGTTCCGGGGTTACTCGAATCCCGAGGTCATGGAGATCAGCTTCGACCCGGCCAATCCGAACGCCGAGTATTTCGCGAGCAACGACCACTGGCACCTCGACGGCGCCCTGGACGCGGTACCGGCGAAGGCGTCGATCCTGACCGCCCACGTCACCGCGGACGAGGGCGGCGAGACGGAGTTCGCGAGTACCTACGCGGCGTACGACGCCCTCTCCGACGCGGAGAAGGACCGTTACGCCGGGCTGCGCGTGGTCCACACGTTCGAGGCCATCCAGCGTCGGACGTATCCGGACCCGACGCCGGAACAGCAAGCGGAGTGGGATTCCCGGGCGGGGCGGGAACATCCGCTCGTCTGGGCGCACCGGTCCGGGCGTCGCTCGCTGGTGTTCGGGGGCACGGCGTCGCACGTCGTCGGTATGGACGTGGACGAAGGGCGCGCTCTGCTGGCGGACCTCGAACGGCGAGCCACCGCACCGGACCGCGTGCTGCGCCACCACTGGTCGGTGGGCGACATGGTGATGTGGGACAACCGGGGTCTCGTTCACCGCGCCTGTCCGTTCGACCGCGCGCAGCCGCGCCGGATGCACCGCACCACTGTCGTCGGAGATGAGGCCATCACATGA
- a CDS encoding ferredoxin has protein sequence MKALVDEDRCRGHGVCVSVCPEVFDLSDDGFAVVRVAEIDPAFETAAQEAERTCPERAIRLE, from the coding sequence GTGAAGGCGCTGGTCGACGAGGATCGCTGTCGCGGACACGGCGTCTGCGTCTCGGTCTGCCCGGAGGTGTTCGACCTCAGCGACGACGGTTTCGCGGTGGTGCGCGTGGCGGAGATCGACCCGGCGTTCGAAACGGCGGCGCAGGAGGCCGAGCGCACCTGCCCGGAGCGGGCGATCCGCCTGGAGTGA
- a CDS encoding cytochrome P450: protein MDDRADSAEVNFFRDDQVAADPYPYLEALRAQSPVRREPHHDVFMVTGYDEAVQVFNDAVTFSSCTAVTGPFPGFPVPLTGDDVSTLIEEHRAELPMSDQLPCMDPPVHTDHRALLMRLITPKRLKENEAVMWQLADQLLDAFLAPGEGEFISGFAAPYTMLVIADLLGVPEADRDEIAAGLRRPRSGAGIGGTGDKPLEHNPLGFLYDRFSAYIDDRRRNPREDVLTGMASATFPDGSMPTVSDVAKVACNVYSAGQETTVRLLSSAFQILGENPELQALLRRERDRIPQFIEETLRLESPIKGDFRLSRVPTTVGGVDVPAGTTLMLLNGAANRDPRRFENPAVFDIDRRNARQHIAFGRGIHSCPGAPLARAETRATIERFLDRTEDIRISEAHHGPAGDRKFSYLPTYILRGLTQLHLEFTPGAVR, encoded by the coding sequence ATGGACGACCGTGCCGATAGCGCAGAGGTGAACTTCTTCCGGGACGACCAGGTGGCGGCCGATCCGTACCCGTACCTCGAGGCCCTCCGCGCCCAGAGCCCGGTGCGGCGCGAGCCGCACCACGACGTCTTCATGGTGACCGGCTACGACGAGGCCGTGCAGGTGTTCAACGACGCGGTGACGTTCTCCTCCTGCACGGCGGTGACCGGCCCGTTCCCCGGCTTCCCGGTCCCGCTCACCGGTGACGACGTCTCCACGCTGATCGAGGAGCACCGGGCCGAGCTCCCGATGAGCGACCAGCTCCCGTGCATGGACCCGCCCGTCCACACCGACCACCGCGCGCTGCTGATGCGCCTGATCACCCCCAAGCGCCTCAAGGAGAACGAGGCGGTGATGTGGCAGCTGGCCGACCAGCTGCTCGACGCCTTCCTCGCGCCGGGCGAGGGCGAGTTCATCAGCGGGTTCGCGGCGCCGTACACGATGCTCGTCATCGCCGACCTGCTCGGGGTCCCGGAGGCCGACCGGGACGAGATCGCCGCGGGACTCCGGCGTCCCCGATCCGGCGCCGGTATCGGAGGAACCGGGGACAAGCCGCTGGAGCACAACCCGCTGGGGTTCCTCTACGACCGCTTCTCCGCCTACATCGACGACCGCCGCCGGAACCCGCGCGAGGACGTCCTCACCGGTATGGCGTCGGCGACGTTCCCGGACGGTTCGATGCCGACCGTCTCCGACGTCGCGAAGGTGGCGTGCAACGTCTACTCGGCGGGCCAGGAGACCACGGTCCGGCTGCTGAGCTCGGCGTTCCAGATCCTGGGCGAGAACCCCGAGCTCCAGGCGCTGCTGCGGCGCGAGCGGGACCGGATCCCGCAGTTCATCGAGGAGACCCTGCGGCTGGAGAGCCCGATCAAGGGTGACTTCCGGCTCTCCCGGGTGCCGACGACCGTGGGTGGCGTCGACGTTCCGGCCGGCACCACGCTCATGCTGCTCAACGGCGCCGCGAACCGCGATCCGCGTCGCTTCGAGAACCCGGCCGTGTTCGACATCGACCGTCGGAACGCCCGGCAGCACATCGCGTTCGGGCGCGGCATCCACTCGTGCCCCGGAGCGCCGCTGGCCCGGGCGGAGACGCGCGCCACGATCGAGCGGTTCCTGGACCGGACCGAGGACATCCGGATCTCCGAGGCCCACCACGGGCCGGCGGGCGACCGGAAGTTCAGTTATCTCCCGACGTACATCCTGCGCGGCCTGACCCAGCTGCACCTCGAGTTCACGCCGGGTGCGGTGCGGTGA
- a CDS encoding aldehyde dehydrogenase family protein encodes MREYSKFYIGGQWVDPATPATIDVVNPATEQVCGRVAAGSAADVDRAVAAAKAAFPAWSATSKDERLELLRTILDVYQKRSEDLAAALTEEMGAPAALAGGFQLGLGAGHLTTAIELLENFVFEEQRGVTRVVKEPIGVCGLITPWNWPLNQIAVKVFPALATGCTTVLKPSEQVPGVGQIFAEILDTAGVPAGVFNLVQGDGPGVGVPLSAHPDVDLISFTGSTRAGIEVAKNAAPTVKRVVQELGGKGPHVILDDDALAGNVATGVGGVMMNSGQTCSAATRMLVPSARMDEAVAAAREAAAATTVGDPTGEVAIGPVVSEAQFAKVQALIQKGTDEGATLVAGGPGRPDGLEAGFYVKPTVFANVTNDMTIAREEIFGPVLVIIGYDDVDQAVEIANDTEYGLAANVSGTDQELARSVARRIRAGAVYVNNAFDFCSPFGGYKKSGNGREWGEFGFTDYLEIKGILGY; translated from the coding sequence ATGCGTGAATATTCGAAGTTCTACATCGGTGGCCAGTGGGTCGACCCGGCCACACCCGCGACGATCGACGTGGTCAACCCGGCGACCGAGCAGGTGTGCGGGCGGGTAGCGGCGGGGTCGGCCGCCGACGTCGACCGGGCGGTCGCCGCCGCCAAGGCTGCGTTCCCGGCCTGGTCGGCGACGAGCAAGGACGAGCGGCTCGAGCTGCTCCGCACGATCCTCGACGTCTACCAGAAGCGCAGCGAGGACCTCGCCGCCGCACTGACCGAGGAGATGGGCGCACCGGCGGCTCTGGCCGGCGGCTTCCAACTGGGGCTCGGCGCCGGACACCTCACCACCGCGATCGAGCTGCTGGAGAACTTCGTCTTCGAGGAGCAGCGCGGGGTGACCCGCGTGGTCAAGGAGCCGATCGGCGTCTGCGGGCTGATCACGCCGTGGAACTGGCCGCTGAACCAGATCGCGGTCAAGGTGTTCCCGGCGCTGGCGACCGGCTGCACGACGGTTCTCAAGCCGTCCGAGCAGGTGCCGGGCGTCGGCCAGATTTTCGCCGAGATCCTGGACACCGCCGGGGTACCGGCCGGTGTGTTCAACCTCGTCCAGGGCGACGGACCGGGCGTCGGTGTCCCGCTCTCGGCCCACCCGGACGTGGATCTGATCTCGTTCACCGGGTCGACGCGCGCCGGGATCGAGGTCGCGAAGAACGCCGCGCCCACCGTGAAGCGAGTCGTCCAGGAGCTGGGCGGCAAGGGCCCGCACGTCATCCTCGACGACGACGCGTTAGCGGGGAACGTCGCCACCGGCGTCGGCGGCGTGATGATGAACTCGGGACAGACCTGCAGCGCCGCCACCCGCATGCTGGTGCCCAGCGCGCGGATGGACGAGGCCGTCGCCGCCGCCCGGGAGGCCGCGGCCGCCACCACGGTCGGCGACCCGACCGGTGAGGTCGCGATCGGTCCGGTGGTGTCGGAGGCGCAGTTCGCGAAGGTTCAGGCCCTGATCCAGAAGGGGACCGACGAAGGCGCCACGCTGGTGGCCGGCGGGCCGGGCCGTCCGGACGGGCTGGAGGCCGGCTTCTACGTCAAGCCCACGGTCTTCGCGAACGTCACGAACGACATGACGATCGCCCGCGAGGAGATCTTCGGCCCGGTGCTCGTCATCATCGGCTACGACGACGTCGACCAGGCCGTGGAGATCGCGAACGACACCGAGTACGGGCTGGCGGCCAACGTCTCCGGCACCGACCAGGAACTCGCCAGGTCCGTCGCGAGGCGGATCCGGGCCGGCGCGGTGTACGTCAACAACGCGTTCGACTTCTGCAGCCCGTTCGGCGGCTACAAGAAGAGCGGCAACGGACGCGAGTGGGGCGAGTTCGGCTTCACCGACTACCTCGAGATCAAGGGCATCCTCGGCTACTGA